The sequence TCAATATTATAAGTGTTTTCTTTACCAATACCACCATATAAACGTATTTTATCTCCAGGTCTAAGTTTAGCAACAATTTTTCTAAAATTTTTAGTTGGTTCATAAGCTGCTGCTTCAATTTCACCAGAATCATCCATTAGTGTAAAGAATAAATGACCTCCTTCAATAGTGTATGGTTTATCTTTAACAATACCATCAACTATATATGAACTATATTGTTTCATATTAGCAATATTTTCTGCTCTTGCTAAATGCATATCTGTATGTTGATTTGTTAAAAATATACAATAAGATTCAACAGGTTCACCTAATTTTACAATCTCACGAGCTTTTTCTAAACTATGATAATCATTTGCACGAATACCATATAATACTGGACATGGAGTATTTGGTTCTATAGCCATATATTTACCATCAATATTTTCAAATGTATCAGTTTCCCTATCCATACGTACAACAGAATCATAATCAATATGACGTTTAGTTCCTCTATTTTCAGGAGTCCTATATGCCAAAAGTTCATATGTATAATCAGTAAGTTTACAACTCATTGCTGCAAGAGATCCAATAATTCCTCTACCTTTCTTAAATTTATGTATCTCTGCACCAATATGATTTGCAAAATCTTCTGCTTCTTTAATGGAAATAATTTCATGAAGTGTTCTGTATGCATAATTTTCCATTTCTTCAGTTATTTCACCATCATAAAAAACGACTCCTGGATTAGTATTATCACAATCAAACATTGCAAGTTCTTCAACTTCATCTAAAATAATTTTCTTTAAAACATCTAAACTTTTAGTTTTAAATTGTTCTTTAGGAAGTTTAAAAGAAACTCCACCATTTCCACGTGTTTTATGTGGTGCAAAAGGATTTAATCTAATTAATCTAGGAAATCCATCAATTATATAACCTTCAGATTTAAGTTTCTTTAATAAAACATTACAAAGATATGTAGTACACATACCATCAGGAGAATCAGTATCATCAATTCCCACATAAATATAACTTATAATAACACATCCTAAATTTATACCATTAAATATATAGTAATAATACTTAATAAAATTATAAGAACTTAAATAAACTATAAAAATACAAAAATAAGATAAAAATATTATATAAAAATTGAAAAATAATAAAAAAAATTAATTAAGCATATATTATTTAATAAAAAATTTGAATAAATAAGAAAAAAATAATAAATCCTTTTAAGTATAAATAACATAAATAATACTATAATAAAATAATAAAAAAATCATGAGGTGGTTTCCTATGGTAACAAATAGGAAGCAATTGATTCAAGAAATTAATAAAATATTAACAACAGAAGGTTTTCAAACCTCAAATATTTATAATCAAAGTTGTTTTGATATGTTAGCTCGTAGACAACTTATATTATTATTGATGAAAGCACTTGTTAATATTGATAGTGTTAATGAATCACATGTAGAAGAAATTAGGAAAATATCTAATGTCTTTTTAGCAAGCCCAATACTTGTAGGACTTAAAACAAGAAACCATCTATTAGAAGAAGATGTTGTATATGAAAGACATGGTATTCCTGCAGTAAGTATTAATACATTTAAAAATATGATTATTAATAATGAGTTCCCAGAAGTTTTAGCTGATCGTGGAGGATACTTTGTTAATATTAATGGAGATGTATTAAAAGAATGTAGAGATAAATATTCCCTATCATTAAAAGATCTTGCAAATTTAGCTCATGTATCTCGTGAAACCATATACAACTACGAAAATGGAAAAGTTAAAGCAAACATTGAAACTGCAATGATGCTAGAAGAAGTTTTAAATACTAAAATCACATTTGATATTGATTTATTAGAACCTTACCAAAATAATGAAGATATAGAAACCAATGATAATAATGATCTTGCTAAATTAGGATTTGGAGTAGTTTCTACAAAAAAATCACCATTTGATGCACTTGCAAAACCAAATACTGATAAAAAAAATAAAGAAAGTCCTCTAATTACTGATTTAGAAAAAAATAGAGATATTAAAACTCTTAAAAGGATGGCAGTTCCTCTTAAAGATTTATCATTAATTACTTCAGCAAATCCTTTCTTCATTATTAAAAACGATAAATTTAAAGAATCAATTGAAGGAATTCCTGTAATTAAATCATGGGAATTAAAAGAAGCTGATGATTCAGCTAAATTTATAAAATTAGTTAAAGAAAGAGCTAATGAATAGTTCTTCTTTAATATACTATTTTTAATACAAAGCTTATTAAGCAAATATAAACTTTTTTTAATAAAAAACAATATAAAATTTACTACTTTTTAAATTCATAAGTTTAGAATTAAAATAATATAAAAATTAAATTTCTCTAAATGTACTAAAAGTTTGTTCAGCCTCACGTTCTGATGCAACACTTACAGCTACCATATCAACATAATCAAGTGTTTTAAGGAAAGTAAAAGCTTCTTTAGGACTCTGAATACCACATGCTAATATTCTTGAAACAATAATTTTTTTATTAATTTTATTTAATAAATTTGACATTTCTTTTTGTTCTTCATCCATAAAAAAGTCTACATCCATAGTATATCCTATTTTATTAATTGGAAGCATATAAAAATCATATAAATTAGAATCTAATTTTCCTTCTGCAAGTTGACGGCTAGTTTCAAATGGACGTGAAGTAATAATACCTGCTAATGCACCAGAATCTTTAATTTCTTCAAGTATAGAGGAAGTATAATCCCAATCATATGCATCAACTAAAAAGTCATCAATTAACATAATCTGAGAATCATATTTAGAAAAAGTCCCAATATCTCCTAAACAATCTGCTTCTTGACGTGCTCTTTCCATATCAGGCATTAAATAATTAATTTTAGTATGGCCAATAGTAGCAATAATTTCCATTTCAGCTCCTTCTTTTTTAGCAATATCTAAACCATCAAGAATAAATTGATTATTTGGGATATTCATACTATGAATACCTTCATCAAATGATTTATTAATAATTTTAGAAATAGCATCAGGTTTATTATACAAATCTATCTCATATAACCTAGTTCTATGACCAAAATAACCTTCACAAGTCATAGGAGCATAACCTAAAATTCCACGAGGAATACTTAATCCTTTATAATTTAAATTATCTTCAAAAATAATATCAACACCAAAAAATAATTAAAATTAAAATAATAGTATACATTTGTTTATGTAAATATCTATTATATAATATTAATAATTTTTAAAATTAGTATACCTAAAAATATAATCAAATTAATAAAGTATTATTAATAATTAAAAATAGTGAGTTTATAAAAATATAAAAGATTTATATTAAATTAAATTTTAAGAAAATCATAAAAACATTAAAAAAAAACTTATTAAAACTTATTTAAAATATAAACTTCTAAAACAACTAATTTTAAAATTAAAAATAAAATTGTATTGAATTTAATAAATTCAATAAGCAAAATCAAATTTTAAATTAAAATATAATTAATAAATTTAATTAAAAATTAAATCAATCTAATTTTTTAACAACAACTGCAGTACCATATGCTAAAACTTCTTGCATATTAGCAGAAATTGAATCTGAATCAAGTCTTAAAGAAATAATAGCATTAGCCCCTATGTCTTTTGCATGGCCAATACATCTATTAATAGATTCATCCCTTGACTCTTCCATCATTTTAACATACTGTTTAATCTCTCCACCAATAAGACCTTTAAGTCCTGCACCAATATCTCCACCAAGACCACGAGCACGGACAGTCAAACCATATACAAACCCTTTAGTTTCTAAGATTTCATATCCGGGCAAAAAGTTTGCAGAGGATAATGGAAACTCTTCTACTTTAACCATATTAACACCTATTTTAAATATAATAATTAACTAAAAATAAAAATTTTTAAAATTAAAAATTAATAAATCTTAAAAATTTAAATTCAAATTAATTAATTTTTATTAAAATAAATTTTAAAAAAATACAAAAATTTACTTTAATCATAAATTTAAATATCAAGAATTACATAAATAAACCTATAATATAAATTAGTATTTTATATAATTAATTAAGATGTTATTTTATATAAATTTTTATATAATAATATAAATCAAAACTTTGTTTTAATTAAATATTTTTTAAATAAAATATTTTAAGATTATAAAATGTTTAAAATAAACAAAGTTTTCATAACTTTAAAAAATTTGTTTCAATAAATAAGAGATGAAATAAAAACTTTTTAAACTAACTAATTTTATATTAAATAGAAAATAACTTTAAAATTATACAATAATAAAAAAAATATTATTTCAGGTGAAATGATGAAAGTACTCGTTGCTGATGCAATTGACCAAAAAGGTATAGACAAACTTAAAGAATTTGCAGATGTTGTAGTTGATACTTCAATTACACCAGAACAATTAAAAGAAACCATTAAAGAATATGATGGAATTGCAGTAAGAAGTAGAACTAAAATGACTGCTGACATTATTGAAGCAGCAGATAACCTCAAAATTATTGGAAGAGCTGGTGTAGGAGTAGATAATATTGATCTTGATGCTGCTACCAAAAGAGGAATTATGGTAGTTAATGCACCAGAATCAACTTCAATAACTGTAGCTGAACATACTATGGGATTAATGTTATCTGTAGCACGTAAAATCGCTATTGCTGATAAATCCACTAAAGAAGGTAAATGGGAGAAAAAATTATTCAAAGGAATGGAACTTAAAGGTAAAACCCTTGGTGTTATTGGAATGGGTAGAATTGGTTCCCAAGTAGTAAAAAGATGTAAAGCATTTGAAATGAGTGCTATGGCATACGACCCATACTTACCTCCAGAAGTTGCTCAAGACATGGGAGTTAAACTTACTGATTTAGATGATGTTCTTAAAAATGCAGATGTTATTACTATACATGTTCCACTTACCCCAGAAACCACACATTTAATTTCAACTGAACAATTTGCAATAATGAAAGAAAATGCAATTATTATAAATTGTGCTCGTGGTGGAATCATTGATGAAGATGCATTATATCATGCTCTTAAAGATGGAAAAATAGGTGGAGCAGCTTTAGATGTATATGAAGAAGAACCTGCAAAAGAAAATAAATTATTCGAACTTGATAATATTGTATGTACTCCACATATTGCAGCATCAACTAGGGAAGCTCAAAAAGGAGCAGCTATCATTATTGCTGATGAAATTAAAGATTTATATGATGGTAAAACCCCAAATAATGTAATTAATATGCCTAGAATGAATAATAGTGATTTTGAAGATTCTTCAAAATATTTAGAATTATCTCAAAAATTAGGTAGTTTTATTTCACAATCTATTAATGGCCAAGTTAAAGAAGTTTCAGTTATTTATGGTGGAAAAATTGGAGAATTAAAAAATAAAGAAATTTTCACTAGAAGCATATTACAAGGATTATTAAATCCTATTTTAAGTAGCCCAGTAACTGTTGTTAATGCACCTGCAGTAGCTGAAAGTAGAGGTATTTCTGTAACTGAAGGAAGCAAAAAAGATGCAAAAGGATACGATTCCTTTATTAAAGTAACAGGTAAATCTGATAATGATGAATTCTCAGCAGAAGGAACAGTTCTTCATGAACCAAAAATATTAAAAGTAAATGATTATTGGGTAGATGTTAAACCTGAAGGACATATGTTTATTGCAAGATACAAAGATGTACCTGGAACCATTGGCACAATCGGCACTAAATTAGGAGAAGCAAACATCAATGTTGGTGTCATGCAAATTGGTAGAGACACTGTTGGTGGAAATGCAGTTATGATTTTAACAGTAGATCATGAAATTCCTGAAGACATCTTAAAAGAATTAAGTGAACTTGAAAATGTTCACGATGCAGTTAAAATTAAATTATAAATTATAATTTTAACTATTTTTTCTTTTTTATAGTATATTAAAATCCTATTTTTTATAAAAATTTAAACAAGATTTAATATTTAAAAATCAATTTTAAGAAAATTTATTCTAAAAATTTTGATAATTTCAAGAAAGCTCTTTTTTAAAAAAAAAAATGATTTTAAAAAAATATTATTTTTAAATAAATTAATAAGTAATTTTTAATTAAAAAATTATAAAATTAGATAAAATAAAAAAATAATATAATTAAATTTAATCATTTATAAGATTTTTAAAATAATAAATAATAAAAATAAGAAAAACAATATAAAAATAAACTAATTTTAACCTTTGAATAATTATTTAAATACATTAAATAAATTTTTAAAATAGTAATTCGATAAACTTAAATATATCGAAATACAATTATTTTATATGAAATT comes from Methanobrevibacter wolinii SH and encodes:
- a CDS encoding transcriptional regulator encodes the protein MVTNRKQLIQEINKILTTEGFQTSNIYNQSCFDMLARRQLILLLMKALVNIDSVNESHVEEIRKISNVFLASPILVGLKTRNHLLEEDVVYERHGIPAVSINTFKNMIINNEFPEVLADRGGYFVNINGDVLKECRDKYSLSLKDLANLAHVSRETIYNYENGKVKANIETAMMLEEVLNTKITFDIDLLEPYQNNEDIETNDNNDLAKLGFGVVSTKKSPFDALAKPNTDKKNKESPLITDLEKNRDIKTLKRMAVPLKDLSLITSANPFFIIKNDKFKESIEGIPVIKSWELKEADDSAKFIKLVKERANE
- the serA gene encoding phosphoglycerate dehydrogenase — its product is MKVLVADAIDQKGIDKLKEFADVVVDTSITPEQLKETIKEYDGIAVRSRTKMTADIIEAADNLKIIGRAGVGVDNIDLDAATKRGIMVVNAPESTSITVAEHTMGLMLSVARKIAIADKSTKEGKWEKKLFKGMELKGKTLGVIGMGRIGSQVVKRCKAFEMSAMAYDPYLPPEVAQDMGVKLTDLDDVLKNADVITIHVPLTPETTHLISTEQFAIMKENAIIINCARGGIIDEDALYHALKDGKIGGAALDVYEEEPAKENKLFELDNIVCTPHIAASTREAQKGAAIIIADEIKDLYDGKTPNNVINMPRMNNSDFEDSSKYLELSQKLGSFISQSINGQVKEVSVIYGGKIGELKNKEIFTRSILQGLLNPILSSPVTVVNAPAVAESRGISVTEGSKKDAKGYDSFIKVTGKSDNDEFSAEGTVLHEPKILKVNDYWVDVKPEGHMFIARYKDVPGTIGTIGTKLGEANINVGVMQIGRDTVGGNAVMILTVDHEIPEDILKELSELENVHDAVKIKL
- a CDS encoding heavy metal-binding domain-containing protein translates to MVKVEEFPLSSANFLPGYEILETKGFVYGLTVRARGLGGDIGAGLKGLIGGEIKQYVKMMEESRDESINRCIGHAKDIGANAIISLRLDSDSISANMQEVLAYGTAVVVKKLD
- a CDS encoding TiaS agmantine-binding domain-containing protein, with amino-acid sequence MYVGIDDTDSPDGMCTTYLCNVLLKKLKSEGYIIDGFPRLIRLNPFAPHKTRGNGGVSFKLPKEQFKTKSLDVLKKIILDEVEELAMFDCDNTNPGVVFYDGEITEEMENYAYRTLHEIISIKEAEDFANHIGAEIHKFKKGRGIIGSLAAMSCKLTDYTYELLAYRTPENRGTKRHIDYDSVVRMDRETDTFENIDGKYMAIEPNTPCPVLYGIRANDYHSLEKAREIVKLGEPVESYCIFLTNQHTDMHLARAENIANMKQYSSYIVDGIVKDKPYTIEGGHLFFTLMDDSGEIEAAAYEPTKNFRKIVAKLRPGDKIRLYGGIGKENTYNIEKFKVLKLNDVIYKNPVCPKCNKTMTSAGKNKGFKCKHCDYKIRNSNKIPHKIKRSLENGKFYETPVSARRHLAKPLVRMNLE